In Corynebacterium guangdongense, one DNA window encodes the following:
- a CDS encoding App1 family protein encodes MGISDIVRAVERRINARGVRRKTEAGWAPEITPFRGYGTSNRVHVIGRVLMQDPEFDDEAPIEVDEDGNPRTQVEQVSTQAQRGYRQFFTIQVGDHPVTVHAGRHTVRTRTNGNGYFDVLVEDHGLETGWQEVIVEAEGAETVTAEVLITADDAPIGIVSDIDDTIMVTNLPRALHAAYNSWFVHTNQRKPVEGMAEFYTRLLEENPGAPVFYLSTGAWNTYETLCTFIEEHNFPKGPLLLTDWGPTPTGLFRSGQEHKKVQLRNLFIDYPNTEWILIGDNGQHDPLTYADAIQEHPDRVKGVAIRELTPTEHVLSHGTTGSLVDVERTDREGTPSISAPDGHALLDEYRKVIR; translated from the coding sequence ATGGGAATCTCAGACATCGTGCGTGCCGTGGAGCGCCGCATCAACGCCCGTGGCGTCCGTCGCAAGACCGAGGCCGGCTGGGCACCGGAGATCACTCCGTTCCGCGGGTACGGGACCTCGAACCGGGTCCACGTCATCGGCCGCGTCCTGATGCAGGACCCCGAATTCGACGACGAGGCACCGATCGAGGTCGACGAGGACGGAAACCCCCGCACCCAGGTGGAGCAGGTGTCCACCCAGGCCCAGCGCGGCTACCGCCAGTTCTTCACCATCCAGGTCGGCGATCACCCGGTCACGGTCCACGCCGGCCGCCATACCGTACGGACCCGGACCAACGGCAACGGCTACTTCGACGTCCTCGTCGAGGATCACGGCCTGGAGACCGGCTGGCAGGAGGTGATCGTCGAGGCGGAGGGCGCCGAGACGGTGACCGCCGAGGTGCTCATCACCGCCGACGACGCCCCGATCGGCATCGTCAGCGACATCGACGACACGATCATGGTGACCAACCTTCCCCGTGCACTGCACGCTGCCTACAATTCCTGGTTCGTCCACACCAACCAGCGCAAACCGGTCGAGGGCATGGCGGAGTTCTACACCCGGCTGCTCGAGGAGAACCCGGGCGCGCCGGTCTTCTACCTCTCGACGGGCGCGTGGAACACCTACGAGACGCTGTGCACCTTCATCGAGGAGCACAACTTCCCGAAGGGGCCGCTGCTGCTGACCGACTGGGGCCCGACCCCGACCGGCCTGTTCCGTTCCGGGCAGGAGCACAAGAAGGTGCAGCTGCGCAACCTGTTCATCGACTACCCGAACACCGAGTGGATTCTCATCGGGGACAACGGCCAGCACGATCCGCTGACCTACGCCGACGCGATTCAGGAGCACCCGGACCGCGTCAAGGGCGTCGCCATCCGCGAGCTGACCCCGACCGAACACGTCCTCTCCCACGGCACGACCGGTTCGCTGGTCGACGTCGAGCGCACCGACCGCGAAGGCACCCCGTCCATCTCCGCCCCGGACGGGCACGCGTTGCTCGACGAGTACCGCAAGGTCATCCGCTAG
- a CDS encoding nitroreductase family protein, which translates to MSNETISTQLRHRTIREFTTEDVSDDILDTIYDVAMQTASSRGLQHCGIIRVTDPALRDRLTEIGRQEYVRRAPVYLLFIVDAARNATILREHGRDEAAAARTQVFVEGFTDACLMAQNVVVAAESLGLGANYLGNIHNDTAGVIEALNLPKLTFPVVGMTLGWPNQDPQLKPRMPKHFRVMENGYQQQENWTEALAEYDAEMTTYYDLRDANRRVDSFTNQVLGRLTTDHDPHDESLQVARAQGFDI; encoded by the coding sequence ATGAGCAACGAAACAATCTCCACCCAGCTGAGGCACCGCACCATCCGTGAGTTCACCACCGAGGACGTCAGCGACGACATTCTGGACACCATCTACGACGTCGCGATGCAGACCGCTTCCTCCCGCGGGTTGCAGCACTGCGGCATCATCCGGGTCACGGACCCGGCGCTGCGGGACCGCCTCACGGAGATCGGCCGTCAGGAGTACGTCCGCCGCGCGCCGGTGTACCTGCTGTTCATCGTCGACGCCGCCCGTAACGCCACCATCCTCCGGGAGCACGGCCGCGACGAGGCCGCCGCCGCGCGCACCCAGGTGTTCGTCGAGGGATTCACCGACGCCTGCCTCATGGCCCAGAACGTCGTGGTCGCCGCGGAGTCCCTCGGCCTGGGCGCGAACTACCTGGGCAACATCCACAACGACACCGCCGGCGTCATCGAGGCGCTGAATCTTCCGAAACTGACCTTCCCCGTGGTGGGCATGACCCTGGGGTGGCCGAACCAGGATCCGCAGCTCAAGCCCCGGATGCCGAAGCATTTCCGCGTCATGGAGAACGGCTACCAGCAGCAGGAGAACTGGACCGAGGCGCTGGCCGAGTACGACGCCGAGATGACCACCTACTACGACCTGCGCGACGCCAACCGACGCGTCGACAGTTTCACCAACCAGGTCCTGGGCCGGCTCACCACCGATCATGACCCCCACGACGAGTCGCTCCAGGTCGCCCGGGCCCAGGGATTCGACATCTAG
- the amn gene encoding AMP nucleosidase produces the protein MNPQNMEKVTSVDAAVDKLVELYDTACETARTCIASQDYEAYVDVVYPKITVDVNEWRPIDRTEPYGYVNEAGRYAAEVSKPGLMRDYLHDQLTRLTRNYPCDVFVGPSQTRIPPEYIAGMPDVSEARRAGDVGEVIPRPTLDDVHDAIVDGDWDAFHGEERPLLHFGPQRFDIACARLEHYTGIDVESLQKYILFTNYAMHTTEFVKFGLRQLQDSQSRYERLMLPVGETIGRGDEREIEDLTLESRFQMPRYDLVTATGDGITMINIGVGPSNAKTITDALAVLRPEAWIMIGHCAGLDARMRIGDLILGNAYQRYDHILDERIGHHNPIPAVPEVQRALEASVHSIYGEEKSQMRTGTVISTDDRNWEWKTPKDLWEWLRGSTAAAVDMESCAIATNGYRYRIPYGTLLSVSDLPLHAVPKLPAQAQAFYENSKQAHMMCAVDAMEKLAQDPEKLHTRKLRRTMGEVPFR, from the coding sequence ATGAATCCGCAGAACATGGAGAAGGTCACGTCGGTGGACGCAGCCGTCGACAAGCTCGTGGAGCTCTACGACACGGCCTGTGAGACTGCCCGGACCTGCATCGCCAGCCAGGACTACGAGGCCTACGTCGACGTCGTCTATCCGAAGATCACCGTCGACGTCAACGAGTGGCGCCCCATCGACCGCACGGAGCCCTACGGCTACGTCAACGAGGCCGGCCGTTACGCCGCCGAGGTGTCCAAACCCGGCCTCATGCGTGACTACCTGCACGACCAGCTCACCCGCTTGACCCGCAACTACCCCTGCGACGTCTTCGTGGGACCGAGCCAGACCCGCATCCCGCCCGAGTACATCGCCGGCATGCCCGACGTCAGCGAGGCCCGCCGGGCAGGCGACGTCGGGGAGGTCATCCCGCGCCCGACGCTCGACGACGTCCACGACGCCATCGTCGACGGCGACTGGGACGCCTTCCACGGCGAGGAACGCCCCCTGCTCCACTTCGGGCCGCAGCGCTTCGACATCGCCTGCGCCCGTCTGGAGCACTACACCGGCATCGACGTGGAGTCGCTGCAGAAGTACATCCTCTTCACCAACTACGCGATGCACACCACCGAGTTCGTGAAGTTCGGGCTCCGTCAGCTGCAGGATTCGCAGTCGCGCTACGAGCGGCTCATGCTGCCGGTCGGGGAGACCATCGGACGCGGCGATGAACGCGAAATCGAGGACCTCACTCTCGAATCCCGTTTCCAGATGCCGCGCTACGATCTGGTCACCGCCACCGGCGACGGCATCACCATGATCAACATCGGCGTCGGCCCCTCCAACGCCAAAACCATCACCGACGCCCTCGCCGTCCTCCGTCCCGAGGCGTGGATCATGATCGGCCACTGCGCCGGCCTCGACGCCCGCATGCGCATCGGCGACCTCATCCTCGGCAACGCCTACCAGCGCTACGACCACATCCTCGACGAGCGCATCGGCCACCACAACCCCATCCCGGCCGTGCCCGAGGTCCAGCGCGCGCTGGAGGCTTCCGTCCACTCCATTTACGGTGAGGAGAAGTCCCAGATGCGCACCGGCACCGTCATCTCCACCGACGACCGCAACTGGGAATGGAAGACCCCGAAGGATCTGTGGGAATGGCTGCGCGGCTCCACCGCCGCCGCCGTGGACATGGAGTCCTGCGCCATCGCCACCAACGGCTACCGCTACCGGATCCCCTACGGCACCCTCCTCAGCGTGTCCGACCTGCCGCTGCACGCCGTGCCCAAGCTGCCCGCCCAGGCGCAGGCCTTCTACGAGAACTCCAAACAGGCCCACATGATGTGCGCCGTCGACGCCATGGAGAAGCTGGCGCAGGACCCCGAGAAGCTGCACACCCGTAAACTGCGCAGGACCATGGGTGAGGTGCCGTTCCGTTAG
- a CDS encoding DUF2254 domain-containing protein produces MKDNNRETSESFRLRGSIPDVPRETLRDRLWRPFWAIPTVSVVAAVVLGVLLPTWERGLSETPPEIAFGGGPSAAREVLGTIASATISVTGLIFSITLVVLQLVSSQFSPRMLNGFLRNRIVQATLAMFLGTFVFSLTVLRYVWSEDEELTAFVPRVSVSLAFLLVLGCLGLFMAFIRTITSSMRVANAISEIGKETMALAERIYPVKSRDTDPTQGPGWSPRPDDHREEVPADSHGSLVWIDYRKLISWATEHGAVITVDRSVGEFLVEGQPLLRIWWEGKLSDRDRRILLSTIEVRTERELHQDVAFGLRQLVDIADRALSPGINDPATAAQCVQELHRIFRYLVTVTEPSPYIADEDGQVRVVHHPQRIGAMLHEVVREIHLYGAGSAMIPTQLRIMLEDLTTAATEQSLPAVERARTILDDDDSADKDKGKDTATV; encoded by the coding sequence GTGAAGGACAACAACCGCGAGACCTCCGAGAGCTTCCGGCTCCGTGGTTCGATCCCGGACGTTCCCCGGGAAACGCTGCGGGACCGGCTGTGGCGGCCGTTCTGGGCGATACCGACCGTCAGCGTCGTCGCCGCCGTGGTGCTCGGTGTTCTGCTGCCCACGTGGGAACGTGGCTTATCGGAGACCCCGCCCGAAATTGCCTTCGGAGGCGGCCCCTCGGCCGCCCGTGAGGTGCTGGGCACCATCGCATCGGCCACCATCTCGGTGACTGGCCTCATCTTCTCCATCACCCTGGTGGTACTTCAGCTGGTCAGCAGCCAGTTCAGCCCCCGAATGCTCAACGGTTTCCTCCGTAACCGCATCGTCCAGGCGACCCTCGCGATGTTCCTGGGCACGTTCGTCTTCTCCTTGACGGTTCTCCGGTACGTGTGGAGCGAGGATGAGGAACTCACCGCCTTCGTCCCCCGCGTGTCAGTGTCCCTGGCCTTCCTCCTGGTCCTCGGATGCCTGGGGCTGTTCATGGCCTTCATCCGGACCATCACCTCCTCGATGCGGGTGGCCAACGCGATCTCCGAGATCGGAAAGGAAACGATGGCGCTGGCCGAACGCATCTATCCCGTCAAGAGCAGGGACACAGACCCGACCCAGGGGCCGGGCTGGTCCCCCCGGCCCGACGACCACCGAGAAGAGGTCCCGGCCGACAGCCACGGTTCCCTGGTCTGGATCGACTACCGGAAGCTGATCTCCTGGGCCACGGAGCACGGAGCCGTAATCACGGTCGACCGGTCCGTGGGGGAATTCCTCGTCGAAGGCCAGCCGCTGCTGCGGATTTGGTGGGAGGGGAAACTCAGCGACCGCGATCGACGTATCCTGCTCTCCACCATCGAAGTACGGACAGAAAGGGAGCTCCACCAGGACGTGGCGTTCGGACTGCGCCAACTGGTCGACATCGCTGACCGGGCGCTGTCCCCGGGCATCAACGATCCGGCGACGGCCGCCCAATGCGTCCAGGAGCTCCACCGGATCTTTCGCTATCTGGTCACCGTCACCGAACCCAGCCCCTACATCGCCGACGAGGACGGTCAGGTCCGGGTGGTGCACCACCCGCAACGCATCGGGGCCATGCTCCATGAGGTGGTCCGGGAGATCCATCTCTACGGGGCGGGTTCGGCCATGATTCCCACCCAGTTGCGCATCATGCTCGAGGACCTGACGACGGCCGCCACCGAGCAGTCCCTGCCCGCCGTCGAGCGGGCCCGCACCATCCTGGACGATGACGATAGTGCGGATAAGGACAAGGGCAAGGACACCGCGACCGTCTAA
- a CDS encoding dicarboxylate/amino acid:cation symporter, protein MSTTTTAPAKASRLPSWLTGFGGQVIIGLVIGLILGFVARGMDAGLGEEEQSWLTATLTWLGNTYVTLLKLLIPPLIFAAVITSIANLRKVRNAARLAGSTLIWFAVTAFISVVIGIVVGLVMQPGVGTSVDAADAADPSRMGSWLGFINSVVPANFLGLSVSESSSGALNANFNVLQILVLSLAIGIAAVKAGKKAEPFISFAESLLSVVQVMLWWIIRLAPVGTAALIGKAVSTYGWEALGSLGKFVVAIYVGCALVMFVLYPAVLVYARIPVLGFFKRVWPVTTLGFFTRSSMGVMPVNQRVAEKSMGVPREYASFAMPLGATSKMDGCASIYPAIAAIFVAQFYGIELNLTHYVLIALVAVLGSAATAGTTGATVMLTLMLSTLGLPLAGVGLLLAVEPIIDMARTATNVTGQNLVATVVAKRHGILDQKIFDAAENGKSALDTAEDEDDSGAETEAEAALSEVTTRA, encoded by the coding sequence GTGTCCACCACCACCACCGCCCCGGCGAAGGCCTCGCGCCTGCCGTCCTGGCTGACCGGCTTCGGCGGCCAGGTCATCATCGGCCTGGTCATCGGCCTCATCCTCGGGTTCGTCGCCCGGGGCATGGACGCCGGGCTCGGCGAGGAGGAGCAGTCCTGGCTCACCGCCACCCTCACCTGGCTCGGCAACACCTACGTCACGCTGCTCAAGCTGCTGATCCCGCCGCTGATCTTCGCCGCAGTGATCACCTCCATCGCCAACCTGCGCAAGGTCCGTAACGCGGCCCGGCTGGCCGGCTCCACCCTCATCTGGTTCGCGGTCACGGCGTTCATCTCCGTGGTCATCGGCATCGTCGTCGGCCTGGTCATGCAGCCGGGCGTCGGCACCAGCGTCGACGCGGCCGATGCGGCCGACCCCTCGCGCATGGGCTCCTGGCTGGGCTTCATCAACTCGGTGGTGCCGGCGAACTTCCTCGGCCTGTCCGTGTCGGAGAGCTCCTCGGGTGCGCTCAACGCGAACTTCAACGTCCTGCAGATTCTGGTCCTGTCCCTGGCCATCGGCATCGCCGCGGTCAAGGCGGGCAAGAAGGCCGAGCCCTTCATCAGCTTCGCCGAGTCGCTGCTCTCCGTCGTCCAGGTCATGCTGTGGTGGATCATCCGTCTCGCGCCGGTCGGCACGGCCGCGCTGATCGGCAAGGCCGTCTCCACCTACGGCTGGGAGGCCCTGGGTTCGCTGGGCAAGTTCGTCGTCGCCATCTACGTCGGCTGCGCGCTGGTCATGTTCGTGCTCTACCCGGCCGTCCTGGTCTACGCGCGCATTCCTGTCCTCGGTTTCTTCAAGCGCGTCTGGCCGGTCACCACGCTGGGCTTCTTCACCCGTTCCTCCATGGGCGTCATGCCGGTCAACCAGCGCGTCGCCGAGAAGTCCATGGGCGTGCCGCGCGAGTACGCCTCCTTCGCGATGCCGCTGGGCGCGACCTCCAAGATGGACGGCTGCGCCTCGATCTACCCGGCCATCGCCGCGATCTTCGTCGCCCAGTTCTACGGCATCGAGCTCAACCTCACCCACTACGTGCTCATCGCACTGGTCGCCGTCCTGGGCTCCGCAGCCACCGCCGGCACCACCGGCGCCACCGTCATGCTCACCCTGATGCTGTCCACCCTGGGCCTGCCGCTGGCCGGCGTCGGCCTGCTGCTGGCCGTCGAGCCGATCATCGACATGGCCCGTACCGCCACCAACGTCACCGGCCAGAACCTGGTCGCCACGGTCGTCGCCAAGCGCCACGGCATCCTCGACCAGAAGATCTTCGACGCCGCCGAGAACGGCAAGTCCGCGCTCGACACCGCAGAGGACGAGGACGACTCTGGAGCTGAGACTGAGGCTGAGGCTGCGCTCAGCGAGGTCACGACCAGGGCTTAG
- a CDS encoding site-specific DNA-methyltransferase: MAIELVWDGKRAAAAEAERASTSIGLPEGNVVVEGDNLEVLRALEDPVDLIYIDPPYNTGNDFTYHDNFAGHEAWLSMMYPRLLLAHRLLKPTGSMLISIDDNELDTLTRLCKEIFSDDRVEVLVWNTEAEGSSGTLKQVRTVRSSHEYVVACHGPQVQWNRIHEALAGREHELQTANLAVNASRERSDHPNYFTITGPHGDEFTRQWKWDRDEIRRLQEEDLLYFGRDGRRQPRRVIPTDHRRTTYLRSILNYGGTTVGRKDFEAVMGREIEFSYPKPIVLLRKLILSASGPEATVLDFFAGTGTTGVAVEAANAEDGGARRFILVQQPEPAGPRAVDAGLPTLAAITRERLARMNVEFSPVYVT; encoded by the coding sequence ATGGCTATTGAACTGGTGTGGGACGGCAAGCGGGCGGCGGCGGCGGAGGCTGAGCGGGCGTCGACAAGCATCGGGCTCCCCGAGGGCAACGTCGTCGTCGAGGGTGACAACCTCGAGGTGCTGCGCGCGCTCGAGGATCCGGTCGATCTGATCTACATCGACCCGCCGTACAACACCGGCAACGACTTCACCTACCACGACAATTTCGCGGGTCACGAGGCGTGGCTGTCGATGATGTACCCGCGGCTGCTGCTCGCGCACAGGCTCCTGAAACCGACCGGCAGCATGCTCATCAGCATCGACGACAACGAGCTCGACACCCTGACCCGTCTGTGCAAGGAGATCTTCAGCGACGACCGGGTCGAGGTGCTGGTGTGGAACACCGAGGCCGAGGGCTCGTCGGGCACGCTGAAACAGGTGCGCACGGTCCGTTCCAGCCACGAATACGTCGTCGCCTGCCACGGTCCGCAGGTCCAGTGGAACCGCATCCACGAGGCGCTGGCCGGGCGCGAGCATGAGCTGCAGACGGCGAACCTCGCGGTCAACGCCTCCCGCGAGCGCAGCGACCACCCCAACTACTTCACCATCACCGGCCCGCACGGTGACGAGTTCACCCGCCAGTGGAAGTGGGATCGCGACGAAATCCGGCGCCTGCAGGAGGAGGACCTGCTCTACTTCGGGCGCGACGGCCGCCGCCAGCCGCGCCGCGTCATCCCCACCGACCATCGCCGCACCACCTACCTGCGCTCCATCCTCAACTACGGCGGCACCACCGTCGGCCGCAAGGATTTCGAGGCCGTGATGGGCAGGGAGATCGAGTTCAGCTACCCCAAGCCGATCGTGCTGCTGCGCAAGCTCATCCTCTCCGCCTCGGGCCCGGAGGCCACCGTCCTCGACTTCTTCGCCGGCACCGGCACCACCGGCGTGGCCGTGGAAGCCGCCAACGCCGAGGACGGCGGGGCGCGCCGCTTCATCCTCGTCCAGCAACCCGAACCCGCCGGGCCGCGGGCCGTCGACGCGGGCTTGCCGACGCTCGCCGCCATCACCCGCGAACGCCTGGCACGGATGAACGTCGAATTTTCGCCGGTGTACGTGACCTAG
- a CDS encoding DUF1801 domain-containing protein, with amino-acid sequence MATPYEDIRGVGRPARDALARAGYPDLESLDGQDWAKMLGLHGVGKRGLERLQDALVERGLGMSNAPAKEERAAQFTEGHTGVNTDDYAGGLSGEDPVAYVDGLDMPRRVTHGRQLLEIFHRVTGAEPRMWGPSMIGYGAVHYRYASGREGDTFRVGFSPRTAKISLYGLPHDERFLSRLGKHTTGASCLYINKPEDVDLEVLEEMIRHGWENWDEGC; translated from the coding sequence ATGGCCACACCGTACGAGGACATCAGGGGCGTCGGTCGTCCCGCACGCGACGCGCTGGCCCGAGCGGGCTACCCCGACCTGGAATCGCTGGATGGGCAGGACTGGGCGAAGATGCTGGGACTGCACGGCGTCGGCAAGCGGGGCCTTGAGCGTCTCCAGGACGCGCTCGTCGAGCGCGGGCTGGGCATGTCGAACGCCCCGGCGAAGGAGGAGCGGGCGGCGCAGTTCACGGAGGGGCACACCGGCGTCAACACCGACGACTATGCCGGCGGACTGAGCGGGGAAGACCCGGTCGCCTACGTTGACGGCCTCGACATGCCGCGCCGGGTGACACACGGGCGGCAGCTGCTGGAGATCTTCCACCGCGTGACCGGTGCCGAACCGCGCATGTGGGGCCCGTCGATGATCGGCTACGGCGCGGTGCACTACCGGTACGCAAGCGGCCGGGAGGGGGACACGTTCCGGGTCGGGTTCTCGCCGCGCACGGCGAAGATCTCGCTCTACGGGCTGCCCCACGACGAGCGCTTTCTCAGCCGCCTGGGCAAGCACACGACGGGGGCGTCGTGCCTGTACATCAACAAGCCGGAGGACGTCGATCTCGAGGTGCTCGAGGAGATGATCCGCCACGGCTGGGAGAACTGGGACGAGGGCTGCTAG
- a CDS encoding DNA-3-methyladenine glycosylase, which yields MIDFTADADVVAPQLLGAHLTHGGVTVRLTEVEAYLGSQDEAAHTYRGPTARNAAMFGPPGRMYVYLSYGIHLNGNIVCAPEGTGQGCLLRAGEVVDGLSTARARRGDVPDVRLAQGPGNLGSALGFALEDNGQPVTGPEFLLTERSFPPEIVHGPRVGISKNTGAHLRFWIPDDPTVSRKKARRHGLPFPDGPV from the coding sequence ATGATCGACTTCACCGCTGACGCCGACGTCGTCGCCCCGCAGCTGCTCGGCGCGCATCTCACCCACGGCGGGGTGACGGTGCGCCTCACGGAGGTGGAGGCCTACCTGGGCTCACAGGACGAGGCCGCCCACACCTACCGGGGCCCCACCGCCCGCAATGCCGCGATGTTCGGCCCGCCGGGACGCATGTACGTCTACCTCTCCTACGGCATCCACCTCAACGGCAACATCGTGTGCGCCCCGGAGGGCACCGGCCAGGGATGCCTGCTGCGGGCGGGTGAGGTCGTCGACGGCTTGTCGACGGCACGCGCCCGCCGCGGCGACGTCCCCGACGTGCGCCTGGCGCAGGGGCCGGGGAATCTGGGGTCCGCGCTGGGCTTCGCGCTGGAGGACAACGGCCAGCCGGTCACCGGCCCGGAGTTCCTGCTGACCGAGCGGTCCTTTCCGCCGGAGATCGTGCACGGTCCGCGGGTGGGCATCTCCAAGAACACGGGGGCGCACCTGCGCTTCTGGATTCCGGACGACCCGACGGTCTCCCGCAAAAAGGCCAGGAGGCACGGGTTGCCTTTTCCGGATGGACCTGTTTAA
- a CDS encoding GNAT family N-acetyltransferase: MSDLIIREETPADAAAISELTTRAFATARHSSGTEAAIVEKLRDAGALSLSLVAERDGRVVGHVAISPVTVSDGTEGWYGLGPVSVEPELQRRRIGTELIHRAADIMEKRGAEGLTVAGDEVFYTRFGFLPIPFFYHSDVPEEHFLSVRLNAADYPDGEVIYHPAFG, translated from the coding sequence ATGTCTGATTTGATCATCCGCGAGGAAACCCCCGCCGACGCCGCCGCCATCAGCGAGCTGACCACCCGCGCCTTCGCCACCGCCCGGCACTCCTCGGGCACGGAGGCGGCGATCGTCGAAAAGCTCCGCGACGCCGGCGCACTCTCCCTCTCGCTGGTCGCCGAGCGCGACGGACGCGTCGTCGGGCACGTCGCGATCTCCCCGGTGACCGTCTCCGACGGCACCGAGGGCTGGTACGGACTGGGCCCGGTCTCCGTGGAACCGGAGCTGCAGCGCCGGCGCATCGGCACCGAACTCATCCACCGCGCCGCGGACATCATGGAGAAGCGCGGCGCCGAGGGACTGACCGTCGCCGGCGACGAGGTCTTCTACACCCGCTTCGGCTTCCTGCCCATCCCCTTCTTCTACCACTCCGACGTGCCCGAGGAGCACTTTCTCTCCGTGCGACTCAACGCCGCCGACTACCCCGACGGCGAGGTCATCTACCACCCGGCGTTCGGCTAG
- a CDS encoding ion transporter, which produces MSSRWSSQTGRVEAAEILAARLDRPMGFLGVLFLLVVLGQLLVTEPGWVRILSIAGWVFWALFVAEFVLRAYVAGFQSRFWRRNWWQVIFLLLPFLRFFRALRAIRALRVARLSRAARVGGILSAGVRGSRSAGRLLSNRIGWLVSITAVVILAASQLLYAMGSETDYTTALYEATLTTITGTGITTDDPFAKLLHLILAAYSVAVFATLAGSLGAFFLHDRGSRAHRSPEQSAGGNDGSA; this is translated from the coding sequence ATGAGCAGTCGATGGTCATCGCAGACCGGGCGGGTGGAGGCCGCCGAGATCCTGGCGGCCCGGCTGGACCGGCCGATGGGGTTTCTCGGGGTGCTCTTCCTCTTAGTTGTCCTGGGCCAGCTGCTCGTCACTGAACCGGGGTGGGTGAGGATCCTGAGCATCGCCGGGTGGGTGTTCTGGGCGCTGTTCGTCGCGGAGTTCGTGCTGCGCGCCTATGTCGCCGGTTTCCAGTCGAGGTTCTGGCGTCGCAACTGGTGGCAGGTCATCTTCCTGCTGCTGCCTTTTCTCCGGTTCTTCCGGGCATTGCGGGCGATCCGGGCTCTGCGGGTGGCGCGGCTGTCCCGGGCGGCACGGGTCGGCGGCATTCTCTCCGCCGGGGTGCGCGGGTCCCGGTCTGCGGGGCGGTTATTGTCCAACCGGATCGGCTGGCTGGTCTCCATCACCGCGGTCGTCATCCTGGCCGCCAGCCAGCTGTTGTATGCCATGGGGTCCGAGACGGACTACACCACAGCACTCTACGAAGCGACTCTCACAACGATCACCGGCACCGGGATCACCACCGACGATCCCTTCGCCAAACTGCTGCACCTGATCCTGGCCGCGTACTCCGTCGCCGTGTTCGCCACCCTGGCCGGTTCCTTGGGCGCTTTCTTTCTTCATGATCGGGGGAGTCGAGCCCACCGTAGCCCGGAACAATCTGCGGGCGGGAACGACGGGTCCGCCTAG
- a CDS encoding HAD family hydrolase, producing the protein MTALLIDLYGVLLPGPDADDVARVEAAAGVSGDAARRFWEHFHATRPELDAGTIDDQSWWQRLGRQAAPDADMAEVAAAMMAGHLHQPTDFLRQARELLEGNVICGVLANIPLSLSLQLRDKHRWLEEFHAVIFSCDIALAAPDPRVFAVATDAMRTAARDTLFVSADAAQVAGAERAGMRARLIAPHDDLKEFL; encoded by the coding sequence ATGACCGCATTGCTCATCGACCTCTACGGGGTGCTCCTGCCCGGGCCCGACGCCGACGACGTCGCCCGGGTTGAGGCCGCGGCGGGGGTCTCCGGTGATGCCGCCCGCCGATTCTGGGAGCATTTCCACGCCACCCGCCCCGAGCTGGACGCCGGCACCATCGACGACCAGTCCTGGTGGCAGCGCCTCGGTCGGCAGGCGGCTCCGGACGCCGACATGGCCGAGGTCGCCGCCGCCATGATGGCCGGCCACCTCCACCAACCCACCGACTTCCTCCGCCAGGCCCGGGAGCTGCTCGAGGGCAACGTCATCTGCGGCGTCCTCGCCAACATCCCGCTCTCGCTGTCGCTCCAGCTGCGCGACAAGCACCGCTGGCTCGAGGAGTTCCACGCCGTGATCTTCTCCTGCGACATCGCGCTCGCCGCCCCCGACCCCCGGGTGTTCGCGGTGGCCACCGACGCGATGCGCACGGCGGCCCGCGACACCCTCTTCGTCTCCGCGGACGCCGCCCAGGTCGCGGGCGCGGAGCGGGCCGGGATGCGGGCACGACTGATCGCCCCCCACGACGACCTCAAGGAGTTCCTGTGA